From Triticum urartu cultivar G1812 chromosome 2, Tu2.1, whole genome shotgun sequence, a single genomic window includes:
- the LOC125541291 gene encoding protein PELPK1-like codes for MDLKYSAVFLLGLLFSCVAMSGAARILEDTVPSKEKHQPEVPSLPKMELPPFPEVHLPPNPDLPKVELPPVPEVHLPPKLEMPKVELPPVPEVHMPPKPELPKVELPAFPEVHLPPKPEMPKVELPPMPEMPTVLEIHFLEPKVKP; via the coding sequence ATGGATTTGAAATACTCCGCCGTTTTCCTCCTCGGTCTTCTTTTCTCATGCGTTGCCATGAGCGGGGCTGCCAGAATCCTAGAGGATACCGTTCCGTCCAAGGAGAAGCACCAGCCCGAGGTGCCATCGCTTCCcaagatggagctgccaccgttcCCAGAAGTGCACCTGCCACCTAATCCTGATCTACCCAAGGTGGAGCTTCCGCCGGTCCCTGAGGTGCACCTGCCACCCAAACTGGAGATGCCCAAGGTGGAGCTGCCGCCTGTCCCGGAGGTACACATGCCACCCAAGCCAGAGTTGCCCAAAGTGGAGCTGCCAGCGTTCCCAGAGGTGCACCTGCCACCCAAGCCGGAGATGCCGAAGGTGGAGTTGCCGCCGATGCCCGAGATGCCCACTGTTCTCGAGATCCACTTCTTGGAGCCGAAGGTCAAGCCATGA